A window of Actinomadura viridis genomic DNA:
CCACCCGGTACCGGCCGCGCACGTCGGAACGGATCCGGTAGCTCAGCTCCCGGGAGCCCTGCGGCTCGACCCGGCCGAGCACGAACCGGGCCCGCCCGCCCAGCGAGAAGGGGACCTGGTCCTCCACCATCAGCAGCCCGCTGGGCAGCCGGGAGACGTTCTCCAGCCGCAGGTCCACGCGGGACTCGTGTCCCACCGGCAGGCGCGCCGGGTCCAGCCTGCGGGCGCAGGCCAGCCGGTAGCGGGTCCGCGACACCGCCAGGGTGGACAGCAGCGGCAGCACCAGCACCAGCACCCCGGCACGCAGCAGATCACGCTCGCCCAGCACGAACGCGCAGACGATGGCGGTCGTCCCGGCGGCCACGAAGGACCGCCCCCGGGTCGTGAGCCCGGCCAGCGCTCGTCTCAAGGTCACGCCCCGGGGGAGGGCACCGGCAGCCGGTCGACGAGCTCGGCCACCACCTGCTCGGGGCGGCGCCGCTCGATCTGGGCCTCCGCGGTGGGCAGCAGCCGGTGCGCGAGCACGGGCACCGCCAGGTCCTGGACGTCGTCGGGCAGCACGTAGTCGCGCTCGTCGAGCGCCGCGTACGCGCGGGCGGCGCGGACCAGGTGGAGGGTGGCCCGGGGCGAGGCGCCCAGCCGCAGGTCGGGATGCCTGCGGGTGGCGGTGACCAGGTCGATGGCGTACTGCCGCACCTGCGCGGACACGTGCTGGCGGCGTACCACGTCGATCAGCCTCCGCACGTCGCCCGCGTGCGCCACCGGCCGCAGCCGGTCGAGCGGCGAGGACTGCCCGTGCACGTCCAGCATCTCCAGCTCGGCGGCCGGGTCGGGGTAGCCCATGGAGATGCGGGCGGTGAACCGGTCGCGCTGGGCCTCGGGCAGCGGGTAGGTGCCCTCCATCTCCACCGGGTTCTGCGTGGAGATCACCATGAACGGGCGCTCCAGCGGGTAGGTGGTGCCGTCCACCGTGACCTGCCGCTCCTCCATGCACTCCAGCAGCGCGGACTGGGTCTTGGGGGACGCGCGGTTGATCTCGTCGCCGACCACGATGTTGGCGAACACCGGGCCCGGCTTGAACTCGAACTCGCGCAGCTCCTGGTTGTACGCGCTGACCCCGGTGATGTCGCTGGGCAGCAGGTCGGGGGTGAACTGCACCCGCCGCACCGTGCAGTCGATCGACCGCGCCAGCCCCTTGGCCAGCATGGTCTTGCCGACCCCCGGCACGTCCTCGATCAGCAGGTGGCCCTCGGCCAGCAGGACCGTCAGCGCGAGCCGCACCACCCCGGGCTTGCCCTCGATCACCGACTCCACCGCGTCGCGGATCTTGCCGGCCACCTGGGCCAGGCCGTCGAGCCCGGGGTCGGCGCCGGCGTCGGCGCCGGCGGACGCCTCCTTGAACGACTCGCCGTGCGTGCCTACTGCCACCAGCAACCCTCCTCAGCCGAACGGCCGTGTGATCTCTTCACCGGTCCCGCCGGGGACCTGCGGCCCCCGCCCGCGCGAGCGTTGTCCAGCGACCCGGTACGGCGTTGCCCCGCGCCTGGTTCA
This region includes:
- a CDS encoding AAA family ATPase, with product MAVGTHGESFKEASAGADAGADPGLDGLAQVAGKIRDAVESVIEGKPGVVRLALTVLLAEGHLLIEDVPGVGKTMLAKGLARSIDCTVRRVQFTPDLLPSDITGVSAYNQELREFEFKPGPVFANIVVGDEINRASPKTQSALLECMEERQVTVDGTTYPLERPFMVISTQNPVEMEGTYPLPEAQRDRFTARISMGYPDPAAELEMLDVHGQSSPLDRLRPVAHAGDVRRLIDVVRRQHVSAQVRQYAIDLVTATRRHPDLRLGASPRATLHLVRAARAYAALDERDYVLPDDVQDLAVPVLAHRLLPTAEAQIERRRPEQVVAELVDRLPVPSPGA